The following proteins come from a genomic window of Dreissena polymorpha isolate Duluth1 chromosome 1, UMN_Dpol_1.0, whole genome shotgun sequence:
- the LOC127843832 gene encoding uncharacterized protein LOC127843832, whose amino-acid sequence MEDFGDLNLQADGKLSSFEDLYASMDPDLGGNSTRPASTMSFNSWTFSPISEEVSCHDQSAEIHTSINQHPATVVQQPISNSVVNYAPQMQRNMSQCEYMYPNTITYHQQVNIHNFMSGYYMRPPAWKPEYPCTNVHNSGYLGQPPIQQSIYHADPLTTINTAELEFARCSTPEYMMALNSLHQTDSPLKHDHILAGNFSFESTPAGKMMSSFNQDSGYSSDIAASPIIHLQDGNIKLAHHKVTSTPQPPPVHRMTNMPLVKKENIAPTAPKLQNTRYTAPAVYNAHVALGNDGHVRQGMAAIKSQGTTDRVMGSLLQCDQKYSLDVKASSSELVQTKAEKDTARFTSMAEYQQAKKAKTADTKRKASSSSEYNRRRHNEPLNNHALDVMNEWYQTHSENPYPNKAQKEELSKRGGITIAQVKSWFANKRNRSNNTRPKKQKLEMEGRLMEICHQLARDAQKPEKDNAYYIQQLSSILHTAKH is encoded by the exons ATGGAAGATTTTGGTGATCTGAATTTGCAGGCTGATGGCAAGCTGAGTAGTTTTGAGGACCTATACGCAAGCATGGACCCTGATCTTGGCGGCAACAGCACTCGGCCAGCCAGCACTATgagcttcaactcatggaccttCTCACCAATATCAGAGGAGGTCTCATGCCATGATCAATCTGCAGAGATCCATACATCGATCAATCAGCATCCAGCTACCGTGGTGCAACAGCCGATCAGCAACAGCGTTGTCAACTATGCCCCACAGATGCAGCGCAACATGAGCCAATGTGAGTACATGTATCCGAATACCATAACCTACCACCAGCAGGTGAACATCCACAACTTCATGAGTGGCTACTACATGAGACCACCTGCATGGAAACCTGAATACCCTTGCACCAACGTACACAACTCTGGCTACCTAGGACAACCTCCAATACAGCAGTCAATATATCACGCTGACCCACTGACTACAATCAACACAGCTGAGCTAGAGTTTGCAAGATGCTCGACTCCCGAGTACATGATGGCACTCAACTCGCTGCACCAGACAGACTCTCCCTTAAAACATGACCACATTTTGGCGGGAAATTTCTCGTTTGAGAGTACCCCAGCTGGAAAAATGATGTCCAGCTTCAACCAGGACAGTGGCTACTCATCTGACATTGCAGCGTCCCCAATCATACATTTACAG GATGGCAACATCAAGCTAGCCCACCACAAGGTCACCTCGACCCCACAACCCCCGCCGGTCCACAGGATGACCAACATGCCTCTAGTCAAGAAGGAGAACATAGCCCCTACCGCTCCCAAGCTCCAGAACACAAGGTACACTGCACCTGCTGTGTACAATGCCCACGTCGCCCTGGGCAACGATGGACATGTGCGCCAGGGAATGGCTGCAATCAAGAGCCAAGGGACAACTGACCGTGTGATGGGATCTTTGTTGCAGTGTGATCAGAAGTATTCCTTGGATGTTAAAGCGTCTTCTTCTGAGTTGGTGCAGACGAAAGCAGAGAAAGACACTGCTAGATTTACAAGCATGGCCGAGTATCAGCAGGCTAAGAAAGCGAAAACTGCAGACACAAAACGTAAAGCATCATCATCCAGTGAGTATAATCGAAGACGCCACAACGAACCCCTGAACAACCATGCTCTGGATGTAATGAACGAGTGGTATCAAACCCACTCAGAGAATCCCTACCCAAACAAGGCACAGAAAGAGGAGCTGTCCAAGCGTGGAGGTATCACAATTGCTCAGGTAAAGTCGTGGTTCGCTAACAAGCGTAATCGTAGCAATAACACCCGGCCGAAAAAACAGAAGCTTGAAATGGAGGGTAGACTTATGGAGATCTGTCATCAGCTCGCTAGAGATGCCCAGAAACCAGAAAAAGACAATGCCTATTATATACAACAGCTGTCATCCATACTTCATACTGCAAAACACTAA